GACAGTGTCTCCACAGCACAGGACTctgtcccccacccccccccccagggggggaggggggtagcaggctggctgaagCTTTACTGCCTTccaattaaaataatataaattatactaataaatatagtgtaaaactactttagtttcataatgtaatataaaacatGAGAAtatttgccaatttgcttcagaagtttttcatttttaccataggatctacccctgagctgccacaggaaactaggggggggagggggatgaattgccatggagaaggtacagagaagggcgaccaaatgataaagggtgATGGAacaagctcccctatgaggaaagactaaagaggttaggacttttcagcttggagaagagacgactgaggggggatatgatagagctgtttaaaatcatgagaggcctagaacgggtagatgtgaacccgttatttactctttcggatagtagaaagtctagggggcactccatgaagttagcatggggcacatttaaaaactaatcggagaaagttctttttacttcaacgcacaattaaactctggaatttgttgccagacgaatgtggttagtgcagttagtgtagctgtgtttaaaaaaagattggataagttcttggaggagaagtccattacctgctattaagttcacttagagaatagccactgccattagcaatggttacatggaatagacttagtgtttgggtacttgtcaggtacttgtgacttggattggccactgttggaaacaggatgctgggcttgatggacccttggtctgacccagcatggcatgttcttatgttcttatgaaggggctgactgcaccaacagtgcctaggggtgccaaaatcctaaatccatcattgCCTCTAGCAACACAGCCCAGTCCCTATCCAACATCAGTCAGAGGTGCTGGGAGATGGAGCATGTCCCATTTATAAAGGACAGTGCCTCCAGCAGCATAGCACAGTCCCTATCCAACATCAATCAGAGGTACGAGGAGGTGAAGCATGACCCGTTTATAAAGGACAGTGCCTCCAGCAGCACAGCCCAGTCCCTATCCAACATCAGTCAGAGGTGCTGGGAGATGGAGCATGTCCTGGTTATAAAGGAAAGCAATTCCTTAACACCATGTTGCGATGCTGGGAAGGGGGTGCGTGTCGTGGGCATAAAGCACAATACCTCCGCCCCCAGCATCAGGCTGGGGTGCTGCTATGACGGGGGCATGTCCTGGTTATGGAGGTCAGCATAACCAGCCTGTTCCTGCAAACACACAAAGCTCCAAAGCACAACTGCATCCCTCCTTGTGAACCTTCACCTTCCAGTCCCAGGCAATGACGCTGGGATTGGAACCATGGCTGGGTCAAAGCTCAGAGCCACTGACCGTCAGCTTGGTCTTTAACACTAAAGTTGccccctatctacccccccaTCCAGTTAATCAGTAACGGGCCTTTATGTATAAACACCtgcagagaagaggcaagggTGGGGGTGACGGTCAGGAAAGAGACTGGGACATATTCACGTCTGTGCCCCGGACAAGCATCAAACGCTACCTGCCATGGGCAGAGAGGTTCAGCTCCTTCCCGCCCTGGTACCCTTCTTCCTCCAGGTCATCGCAGTCTCTGCCTCGAGGCAAGGTAAGCTAGGCTGGGGGACCTTTCTTAGGGAAATAAGAGGGCATCTTTCATTTCCTTAGCCCCCTTCACTCCTCTGAGCTCTTAGTTCTATCTCGTTTTTTCAGTCAGCTCTTCtggactctctctccccctttcccccatcTCTGTATGAGGCTGGAGCAGTCTTGGGGACTGTGCTGCCCCCCAACGCAACCACCAGGCTCTTGAGCGAGCCCGTCTCATTCCTCAGGACCCCCAAGCCCATCAGCCAGATGTGCTGAAAGCAGAAGCACATCTGGACTCATTCCCAAGCTACTACCCAGAATGCCTTATGTTTTTTTGTGAGGGGGGCTTCCCAGCATTCAGGTGAGCATATCAGGGTTTGCCGACCCCGTCCTCGGGACCCTACTGCCACTccggttttcgggatatccacaaggTCCATGCATACATGGGAGACCcaggatatgcaaatttatctcatgcatattcattgcggatcaCCTAAAAACTCAGGGTCGCTATTGGTGCGCTGCgggctggaaggggggggggggcgggtgtttCCCCTTCTGTGGTTACAACCAGGGCCGCTGGCTCATCTGCTCAAAACTGGAGCTGGCGGGAACAGCGCAGCAGTGCCCCCTGCCGGAGGAAGACAGAGCAAAGcacagcagcatttttttttcccaaggtcTTGGCTTGTCCCTTCTCTTAAtaatcatcttttcttttttttttttttaaacgttgtCACTGTTGAGTGACAATGGCTGGCAAAGATCAGGCTGTGTTCGAGCGCAGTGAAATGTCACAATTTTCCTGTATTTGAAAGCATGGCGTTAAACGTTTTGTCTTCCCTGAGGCTGAGCAGGCCATGGACGGTgatggaagtggggggggggaggggggggggggagagtgtaaccaccccacccccatttccAGTCGCGAGGAGACAGAATTTCAGAAAAAGTCTTCACAAATCTGTTCCTGTCACCCACACTTGGCAGCTTCAGCCAAGAAGGCAGGGAAAGAGCGTGCTGGAAAATGGGCTACCGTGCCCCTGGCAGGTATCTCCTTCCACTCTTGGGGGCAGGGTCTTCTTgtacctgggaaaaaaaaaaatgttgcaaaccACCTTAAGTGAAAATTGCAAAGGTGGTCTAGACCTACTGCATTTTCAAACACAAGACTTGGGTCTTCTTCTTCCCGAGACGCTGCAGCTCCACCCTGCCTGCTGGCAAGAGAGGGCCTGGCAGAGGCGATGGGTCAGTCGTGCCAGAAGTCCTGCCTGCGGGATCGGGACTGCTCGGGAAAGAGGCGCTGCCTCTGTGATGGGAACTGCGGCATGAGCTGCGTCACGCCCAGTAAGTCAATATTTCTttaaacggaaaaaaaaaaagtgttaaaaatatCTCATTGCCAAGGAAAActgcttattttgtttttgttttttttgttagtaaTCTTCTAGTGCTAAAAAGGAGAGAGCAGAAAATATTTGTGAAAATCATTCCTCCGTGGttcaaagcagattttttttccccccattcgaTTACTGCAGAGTAGCAATGGAAGAGGAAGTTCAGGATGTGTTCTCTGTTATTCACTTCTTTCCTCAAgtgacaaaccctttgaataatgcctgtgtgtgtgtgtctctgcctcTGTGATCCCCGGTTCATGCCTGCCTCGATTTACTGCTTAgaaacaggttttgttttttgtttttttttactgtcgcTCGGTTACTGCAGAGTGGCGACGGCAGCAAAAGCTGTACGAGAGTCCCTTCAGGTAACGGCCTATATATGTCTCTGCTCTATGAGCCCCCGCTTCCCTGCACAAGCTCCCATCTGCCTCTGTTTACTGCTTCCCTTTTGTTCACTTACTGCAGATTGGCAATGGCAGAAGAAGGTCAGGCTGCGTCCCATGAGTGACAAtcatcagtgtgtgtgtgtgcgcgcatgtctctgcctcacctctctgtgccctgcccccctccccagatgAGGGCTCACTTTAATTTCTGATTAAAACTGTCCACTTTtacctttgtttgtttgtttctttttttttgttttttttcaaaacatgctgctagcactgcattggctccctgcaCAGTCAAGCATAGTGATACAAAGTCCCAGCAATAACATTCAACAGCATTAATAGGAACAACGACATGACGGGAACaacatttaaaccacatattCCCACACAAACCCTTAGGTCTCAGAAGAAAGGCCCTACTAGAAACCCCGACCGCAAGAAGCTGTCAGCTCATACAAACTAGAGACCGAGCGCTAGCAGTTGCTAGCCCAAGGCTACGGAGCTCCGTGCCAGCACATCCTTGAACAATAACagacctgaaaacttggctattcactaACGCCTACTGTTTGACTGATACATCCAATTCACCTTGACACAGATAACCGAAATCTGTCCTGAACAATACCCACCTCCCCTTCTCCCAACCTCCCCTATAATCTGGCTACGATTGCTTTATGTGTGTCTGCCTTTGAAGTACGCCCTTAGTTTATAGATGCTATCCTTGCTCACGTGTGTTACCCGCCTACCTTTGTAACTCATCCTACGTTTGTGAGTGTCTTACCCTGTACACCGTGGTGCACTAGGGATTCTGACATGGAACGACGACGGTATCTAAAACCCCCAGATAAAGAAAGAAACTGCGGAGTTACTGCAGAGGGGAAAAGGAGCAGGAAGCTTAGGATGTGTTCTTGGCTTCCTGCTTGTGCTGCGCCAGGACAGGCCAAGCACATGGTGGAGACCCTGGTCCCTCAGTGACTTCGTGACTTTTTATCTCCGGGGACAGGGGAGCGGGGTGGACGCGGACCCGTCTGGGAACGCTTTTAATAAATGCATCATAGTAAGGGGAAACTTAACAGTAACCCTCTCGTCTCCCACACACTTATGGCTTCTGGAAGGCCGCACTTGCCCCTGGCCTGTTCAGCTGGACCATGCCGAAACCAGACTCCCGGCCGAAACCCACCACTTTGGTGACCAGATGGAGGTGTCCTGCCGCCCCGGGTTCCAAATGCCTGACGGCTGGAATTCAGCCATGAGCCGCTGCCAGGGTGACAGGAAGTGGAGCACAACAGCCCCTTGCCAAGGTAAGAGAAGATGGGGCTTACAGAACCATGGCTCTCAAATCTGGCAGGGTCCGGTCCCCCCTGCCCCTCTGGAACTGGGCACATCTGCCTGCACGGAGGCTGCTCCTGCAGGACTTGGGCGACCTGGAAAATCAGGTCTGTTATAGGAGATGGGTCGGGGGAGCAGTTTTTAAGGTCCGGAGGTAGGTGGGCTGTACTGTTTCCCAAAcacattggggggaggggagacggGGAAGCTTTAAGTCATACCTGGGGGTTCCCACATATCATAAACTCACTTCTACCCTTCCACAGCTGAGCTGGATGCGGAGAATACCTGTGGCCCCCCACCGGTGCCAGCGAACGGATTTCACGTGGGTTTCTCGTGGCAGCCTGGGAGCTCTGTGCAGTACATCTGTAAGGAGAGGTGGGTGTGTCTGAGCAGCACCCAGCCCAAATCCCAGAGAGAGCAGTAATCCACCAaagcacctcactcctgccctgcagcacctcctgctattccagtactgagaccctcacacacagctctgccaatgcacctcactcctgccctgcagcacctcctgctattccagcgctgagaccctcacacacagctctgccaatgcacctcactcctgccctgcagcaccccctgctattccagtactgagaccctcacacacagctctgccaatgcacctcactcctgccctgcagcacctcctgctattccagtactgagaccttcacacacagctctgccactgcacctcactcctgctctgcagcaccccctgctattccagtactgagaccctcacacacagctctgccaatgcacctcactccttgcctgcagcacctcctgctattccagcactgagaccctcacacatagctctgccaatgcacctcactcctgccctgcagcacctcctgctattccagtgctgagaccctcacacacagctctgccaatgcacctcactcctgccctgcagcacctcctgctattccagtactgagaccttcacacacagctctgccactgcacctcactcctgctctgcagcaccccctgctattccagtactgagaccctcacacacagctctgccaatgcacctcactccttgcctgcagcacctcctgctattccagcactgagaccctcacacatagctctgccaatgcacctcactcctgccctgcagcacttcctgctattccagtactgagaccctcacacacagctctgccaatgcgcctcactcctgccctgcagcacctcctgctattccagtgctgagaccctcacacacagctctgccaatgcacctcactcctgccctgcagcacctcctgctattccagtgctgagaccctcacacacagctctgccaatgctcctcactcctgccctgcagcacctcctgctattccagtactgagaccctcacacacagctctgccaatgcacctcactcctgccctgcagcaccccctgctattccagcactgagaccctcacacacacagctctgccaatgcacctcactcctgccctgcagcagttCCTGCTATTCcactactgagaccctcacacacagctctgccaatgctcctcactcctgccctgcagcacctcctgctattccagtactgagaccctcacacactgctctgacaatgcacctccctcctgccctgcagcaccccctgctattccagcactgagaccctcacacacacagctctgccaatgcacctcactcctgccctgcagcacctcctgctattccactactgagaccctcacacacagctctgccaatgcacctcactcctgccctgcagcagcccctgctgttccagtactgagaccctcacacacagctctgacaatgcacctccctcctgccctgcagcaccccctgctattccagcactgagaccctcacacacacagctctgccaatgcacctcactcctgccctgcagcaactcctgctattccagtactgagactctcacacacacagctctgccaatgcacctcactcctgccctgcagcacctcctgctattccagtcctgagaccctcacacacagctctgccaatgcacctcactcctgccctgcagcacctcctgctattccactactgagaccctcacacacagctctgccaatgcacctcactcctgccctgcagcagcccctgctgttccagtactgagaccctcacacacagctctgacaatgcacctcactcctgccctgcagcaccccctgctattccagcactgagaccctcacacacacagctctgccaatgcacctcactcctgccctgcagcacctcctgctattccagtactgagaccctcacacacagctctgccaatgcacctcactcctgccctgcagcacctcctgctattccagtcctgagaccctcacacacagctctgccaatgcacctcactcctgccctgcagcacttcctgctattccactactgagaccctcacacacagctctgccaatgctcctcactcctgccctgcagcacctcctgctattccagtactgagaccctcacacactgctctgacaatgcacctccctcctgccctgcagcaccccctgctattccagcactgagaccctcacacacacagctctgccaatgcacctcactcctgccctgcagcacttcctgctattccactactgagaccctcacacacagctctgccaatgctcctcactcctgccctgcagcacctcctgctattccagtactgagaccctcacacactgctctgacaatgcacctccctcctgccctgcagcaccccctgctattccagcactgagaccctcacacacacagctctgccaatgcacctcactcctgccctgcagcacctcctgctattccactactgagaccctcacacacagctctgccaatgcacctcactcctgccctgcagcagcccctgctgttccagtactgagaccctcacacacagctctgacaatgcacctccctcctgccctgcagcaccccctgctattccagcacggagaccctcacacacacagctctgccaatgcacctcactcctgccctgcagcacctcctgctattccagtactgagaccctcacacacagctctgccaatgcgcctcactcctgccctgcagcacctcctgctattccagtgctgagaccctcacacacagctctgccaatgcacctcactcctgccctgcagcacctcctgctattccagtgctgagaccctcacacacagctctgccaatgcacctcactcctgccctgcagcaccccctgctattccagcactgagaccctcacacacacagctctgccaatgcacctcactcctgccctgcagcaactcctgctattccagtactgagactctcacacacacagctctgccaatgcacctcactcctgccctgcagcacctcctgctattccagtcctgagaccctcacacacagctctgccaatgcacctcactcctgccctgcagcacctcctgctattccactactgagaccctcacacacagctctgccaatgcacctcactcctgccctgcagcagcccctgctgatccagtactgagaccctcacacacagctctgacaatgcacctcactcctgccctgcagcaccccctgctattccagcactgagaccctcacacacacagctctgccaatgcacctcactcctgccctgcagcacctcctgctattccagtactgagaccctcacacacagctctgccaatgcacctcactcctgccctgcagcacctcctgctattccagtcctgagaccctcacacacagctctgccaatgcacctcactcctgccctgcagcacttcctgctattccactactgagaccctcacacacagctctgccaatgctcctcactcctgccctgcagcacctcctgctattccagtactgagaccctcacacacagctctgacaatgcacctccctcctgccctgcagcaccccctgctattccagcactgagaccctcacacacacagctctgccaatgcacctcactcctgccctgcagcacttcctgctattccactactgagaccctcacacacagctctgccaatgctcctcactcctgccctgcagcacctcctgctattccagtactgagaccctcacacactgctctgacaatgcacctccctcctgccctgcagcaccccctgctattccagcactgagaccctcacacacacagctctgccaatgcacctcactcctgccctgcagcacctcctgctattccactactgagaccctcacacacagctctgccaatgcacctcactcctgccctgcagcagcccctgctgttccagtactgagaccctcacacacagctctgacaatgcacctccctcctgccctgcagcaccccctgctattccagcactgagaccctcacacacacagctctgccaatgcacctcactcctgccctgcagcacctcctgctattccagtactgagactctcacacacacagctctgccaatgcacctcactcctgccctgcagcacctcctgctattccagtcctgagaccctcacacacagctctgccaatgcacctcactcctgccctgcagcacctcctgctattccactactgagaccctcacacacagctctgccaatgcacctcactcctgccctgcagcagcccctgctgttccagtactgagaccctcacacacagctctgacaatgcacctcactcctgccctgcagcaccccctgctattccagcactgaggaccctcacaca
The DNA window shown above is from Rhinatrema bivittatum chromosome 19, aRhiBiv1.1, whole genome shotgun sequence and carries:
- the LOC115081195 gene encoding beta-2-glycoprotein 1-like isoform X1, which encodes MGREVQLLPALVPFFLQVIAVSASRQDAAAPPCLLAREGLAEAMGQSCQKSCLRDRDCSGKRRCLCDGNCGMSCVTPSRTCPWPVQLDHAETRLPAETHHFGDQMEVSCRPGFQMPDGWNSAMSRCQGDRKWSTTAPCQAELDAENTCGPPPVPANGFHVGFSWQPGSSVQYICKERYQLEGKSVNLCLENLQWSDPAPTCREVFCPPPGEIENGHLVAVERTQYKVSEVIYYLCKRSFFLDGPNRVTCQRNGSWSETPACRAQCKIPVQRSRVVYQGKKLWIGEVPEGQVQHLHTVAFFCRNQNQSCSYQAVSRCFDGELALPDCYNEPTWLQYTLFPKKVVSEIRSC
- the LOC115081195 gene encoding beta-2-glycoprotein 1-like isoform X2 gives rise to the protein MGREVQLLPALVPFFLQVIAVSASRQAPPCLLAREGLAEAMGQSCQKSCLRDRDCSGKRRCLCDGNCGMSCVTPSRTCPWPVQLDHAETRLPAETHHFGDQMEVSCRPGFQMPDGWNSAMSRCQGDRKWSTTAPCQAELDAENTCGPPPVPANGFHVGFSWQPGSSVQYICKERYQLEGKSVNLCLENLQWSDPAPTCREVFCPPPGEIENGHLVAVERTQYKVSEVIYYLCKRSFFLDGPNRVTCQRNGSWSETPACRAQCKIPVQRSRVVYQGKKLWIGEVPEGQVQHLHTVAFFCRNQNQSCSYQAVSRCFDGELALPDCYNEPTWLQYTLFPKKVVSEIRSC